In [Leptolyngbya] sp. PCC 7376, a genomic segment contains:
- a CDS encoding CHAT domain-containing protein, with product MSQPPDFPSLQVVCDRLNNSPEEHHFVIWAAATPFVRGVEKEDILWDEELSRIWLAWQAIFTPHQTPHYPITGEVQSVELVPDPNASISGRLMQGLGVQMWQWLFQGAIAESFARAEGVALGQKEALRLRIDVRDPNLLPLPWEIMQQEMGKQAVSLNPQVFFSRTIGDVAPLNLQSTGRSLNILLVLGAPENGNDSLDLKTEAERLQNIWQTKSFGQVQGDILIQPTPSELAETLSSKNYQLFFYSGHGEPAADGGQIFLNDADKLNGKELAQILTQSGIRLTVFNSCWGAKSLQQNHQAIATSSLTEVLIHHGLPSVLAMRDPISDDEAIAFITSLSQAFCKHKPVDESVAIARQNLLAQFKFNSPAWTLPILYMHPEFDGQILSKLSSITELPTRLPTPIKTQTFTLSSCDDPEREWTFSSKLIRIGRRSENDVTIEEPWVSKEHAEIIQREEGFFIRDRSRFGTLISLPNQDWQNIHQEEILLLSNSHIRLGSEQGETFKFSAKKA from the coding sequence ATGTCTCAACCTCCTGATTTCCCGTCTCTACAAGTGGTGTGCGATCGCCTAAATAATTCGCCGGAAGAACATCATTTTGTGATTTGGGCTGCGGCAACACCATTTGTGCGAGGTGTGGAAAAAGAAGATATTTTATGGGATGAAGAATTAAGTCGGATTTGGTTGGCATGGCAGGCAATTTTTACGCCTCATCAAACGCCCCACTATCCGATTACTGGTGAAGTCCAGTCTGTAGAATTAGTGCCAGATCCGAATGCTTCGATCAGTGGACGATTAATGCAAGGGTTGGGTGTGCAGATGTGGCAATGGTTATTTCAAGGGGCGATCGCCGAAAGTTTTGCACGGGCTGAAGGGGTTGCATTGGGTCAAAAAGAGGCGTTGCGGTTACGGATTGATGTGCGTGACCCAAATCTGTTGCCATTGCCGTGGGAAATTATGCAGCAGGAAATGGGCAAGCAAGCAGTTTCTCTTAACCCTCAGGTTTTCTTTAGTCGCACGATCGGTGATGTTGCGCCTTTAAATCTACAATCCACCGGGCGATCGCTAAATATTTTGTTGGTTTTAGGTGCGCCCGAAAATGGCAATGATAGCCTCGATCTCAAAACAGAAGCAGAACGATTGCAAAACATTTGGCAGACAAAAAGTTTTGGGCAAGTGCAAGGCGATATTCTGATTCAGCCAACTCCCAGCGAATTAGCGGAAACTCTCTCTAGCAAAAATTACCAGCTCTTTTTTTATAGTGGTCATGGCGAGCCCGCAGCGGATGGCGGCCAGATTTTTCTCAACGATGCTGATAAACTCAACGGCAAAGAATTGGCGCAAATCCTCACCCAAAGCGGCATTCGGTTAACGGTGTTTAATTCCTGTTGGGGTGCCAAATCCCTCCAACAAAATCATCAGGCGATCGCCACCAGTAGCCTAACGGAAGTACTGATTCATCATGGTTTACCGTCAGTTTTAGCGATGCGCGACCCCATTAGTGATGATGAAGCGATCGCCTTTATTACGAGTCTCAGTCAAGCATTTTGCAAACATAAACCAGTAGATGAATCTGTGGCGATCGCCCGCCAGAATTTATTAGCGCAATTCAAATTCAACTCGCCAGCTTGGACATTACCTATCCTCTATATGCATCCAGAGTTCGATGGTCAGATTTTGTCAAAGTTGTCATCCATTACCGAATTGCCAACGCGCTTACCAACACCGATTAAAACGCAAACATTTACTCTTAGTTCCTGTGATGACCCAGAACGAGAATGGACATTCAGTAGCAAACTGATCCGCATTGGTCGCCGCTCCGAAAATGATGTCACCATCGAGGAACCCTGGGTTAGTAAAGAACATGCCGAAATTATTCAACGAGAAGAAGGCTTTTTTATCCGCGATCGCTCCCGGTTTGGCACATTAATTAGTCTACCAAATCAAGACTGGCAAAACATCCACCAAGAAGAAATTTTATTACTTTCCAATAGCCATATCCGCTTGGGTAGCGAACAAGGAGAAACATTCAAATTTTCAGCTAAGAAAGCTTGA
- a CDS encoding helix-turn-helix domain-containing protein yields the protein MPAAYSNDLRCQVLDAVALGIPKKDVCEMFGLGLNSLYLWIQRLEQTGSFTAPKQGIRKARVTKSQTRKHSKALYNSIQIKPRQKW from the coding sequence ATGCCAGCTGCTTATAGTAATGACCTACGATGTCAAGTCCTTGATGCGGTAGCACTAGGTATCCCGAAAAAAGATGTCTGTGAAATGTTCGGTCTTGGCCTTAATAGCCTTTATCTCTGGATACAACGACTAGAGCAAACAGGAAGTTTTACAGCGCCAAAACAGGGTATCAGAAAGGCTCGGGTCACAAAATCACAGACTAGGAAGCATTCAAAAGCTTTGTACAACAGCATCCAGATAAAACCCAGGCAGAAATGGTAG